From Paenibacillus sp. PvR098:
TTTCTCACATCCGGCGACGGATGAAACAATTCAAGATGAAAATGCTCAATATTCGGGATCACCCAAACAGCAACTTTTGCCCCATTCGGCCAGGTGAAAGCCGGACGGTCCACAATCGCTTCATAGGGAAAAAAAGTAAACGGATCAACGTTTTTCATGAATTCAACTCCTACGTCTCATCTTATTTTCGAACCGTGTGCCGCAGCATGGGCATCACTTCCCGGGCGAAGGTTTCCAGCCCCTCCAGCATGGGATGAAAATGCATCATCAAACAACCGATCCCCAATTCTTCGTATTGCTTTATGCGTGTGGCGATCAACTCCGGCGTGCCCACCAATCCCGCCCCAAGCGCTTTTGCGGCGATGGCGGATACTCCTCCGTTCTTCCTGTACGCTTCAAGTTCATCCGCACGCGTCTCCGCCTCATCCTGAGAAGCGGCGCAAATGACGTGCGCGCTCAATCCATAGCCCATTTCCCGTCCGAGGATGCGACCCCTTCCATTCATCCGATCTATTTCTGCAGCCATCGCCTTGACATTGTCGCCAAACTGACGGTGTCCCGGATCACACGACAAAAACCATACATCGCAGTGGTTCGCTATAATTTCCTTGCCCGTTTCAGAGCGGCTCGCCGCGTAAATCGGCGGATAAGGACGGCGGCAGGTCTTGGTCGGCAGGCTGGCGGATTCCACCCGGTAAAATTCACCTTGAAACGAATACTTATCTTCCGACCACAACCCCTTCAGCACTTGAACAAATTCATTCATGCGCAGGTATCTTTTCTCCGGGTCCTCGAGCCAAGCGCCATTGCCAAACAAATTAAATTCGTCCTTCCACCACCCGTTTACAATATTGACAGCGAACCGCCCTCCGCTGATCCGGTCGATCGCTGCTCCCATTTTGGCCACAACCTGCGGATGAATAATTCCCGGATGCACAGCTGCCATCAGTTCTATGCTTGTCGTCCGCGCAGCAAGCGCACTGGTCAATACCCAAGACTCCAGGTCCGGCCCTAAGAAACGCTCGGCGATAAGGGTGATGTCAAAGTCGTATTCTTCCGCTTTGAGAACAGTATCCAGGGCATACTGATACGATAAGTCAGTTTCTCCCTCTCCGCCCTGATTACGGAGTCGGTCTATCGCTTCTTCCATAATCGGTTCAGGGCGAATCGTATGCGGAAGAGGAGTCCAAACACCCAATTTCATATTTCCCACCTCCGAGTTATGCGCTTTATCCTTTTTTTCACCTTCTCACCAAGTAAGTTGACCGCCGTTGGGATGAATGATCTGCCCGGTGATATAACCGGACCGCTCACTCAATAAAAAGTCCAGTACGGAAGCCACTTCCTCCGGTTTACCCAGCCGGCCCATCGCATTTTTCTCCTTAAGCTTCGTCTCATTTTTTATCCATTCCTCTTCTGATCTCGCCGACCGCAAGAGTGGCGTGTCAATCGGTCCGGGGCCAAGGGCATTTACGCGAATGCCGTGAGGAGCAAATTCCATCGCTAACGATTTGGTCAATGAATAAACAGCTGTCTTGGCAGCAGCATAAGCCGCCGCACCCGGCATTCCCATCACGGCAAAATCGGAAGACATGTTGACGATAACTCCCTCCCCCCTTTGACACATTTGCGGCAGAACAGCTTTGGAGCAAAGGAACGCGCCCTTCACATGCGTAGCCATCATCAGATCCCAATCTTCTTCACGGATAAGCTCGACCGGCGCCCGCCTGTTGATCCCCGCATTATTAAAAAGCGCGTGCACCTCTCCTGCATGTTCCCCAATCCACGTCATCATTTGCGTGA
This genomic window contains:
- a CDS encoding LLM class flavin-dependent oxidoreductase, giving the protein MKLGVWTPLPHTIRPEPIMEEAIDRLRNQGGEGETDLSYQYALDTVLKAEEYDFDITLIAERFLGPDLESWVLTSALAARTTSIELMAAVHPGIIHPQVVAKMGAAIDRISGGRFAVNIVNGWWKDEFNLFGNGAWLEDPEKRYLRMNEFVQVLKGLWSEDKYSFQGEFYRVESASLPTKTCRRPYPPIYAASRSETGKEIIANHCDVWFLSCDPGHRQFGDNVKAMAAEIDRMNGRGRILGREMGYGLSAHVICAASQDEAETRADELEAYRKNGGVSAIAAKALGAGLVGTPELIATRIKQYEELGIGCLMMHFHPMLEGLETFAREVMPMLRHTVRK
- a CDS encoding SDR family oxidoreductase, producing the protein MNVLITGAASGIGRAAAKLLAKRMTVLAADRNKSEAAALAEEINREGFRAYAIEVDVTSRESVTQMMTWIGEHAGEVHALFNNAGINRRAPVELIREEDWDLMMATHVKGAFLCSKAVLPQMCQRGEGVIVNMSSDFAVMGMPGAAAYAAAKTAVYSLTKSLAMEFAPHGIRVNALGPGPIDTPLLRSARSEEEWIKNETKLKEKNAMGRLGKPEEVASVLDFLLSERSGYITGQIIHPNGGQLTW